The following proteins are co-located in the Nocardioides piscis genome:
- a CDS encoding flavodoxin family protein: protein MARLLVVHHTPTPTVTALAGAVVAGTGDEAISGVEVVVRPALEATAEDVLAADGYLLGTPANFGYMSGALKHFFDSIFLEAGGALADDGSAGSGAGGPKPYGLWVHGRYDTTGAVRSVQSIVQALGWRQSAAVLEVLGDVGEQERASAYELGGTIAALLAE from the coding sequence ATGGCTCGTCTCCTGGTGGTCCACCACACCCCCACCCCGACCGTCACTGCGCTCGCTGGAGCCGTGGTCGCCGGCACGGGCGACGAGGCGATCTCCGGCGTCGAGGTCGTCGTCCGGCCGGCACTGGAGGCAACGGCCGAGGACGTGCTGGCGGCCGACGGCTATCTCCTCGGCACCCCGGCGAACTTCGGCTACATGAGCGGGGCGTTGAAGCACTTCTTCGACTCCATCTTCCTCGAGGCCGGCGGAGCCCTGGCCGACGACGGGTCAGCAGGGTCTGGCGCCGGGGGCCCGAAGCCCTACGGGTTGTGGGTCCACGGTCGCTACGACACGACGGGCGCAGTGCGTTCCGTCCAGTCGATCGTGCAGGCACTCGGGTGGCGGCAGTCGGCAGCAGTCCTCGAGGTGCTGGGTGACGTCGGTGAGCAGGAGCGTGCGTCGGCATACGAGCTCGGAGGGACGATCGCGGCGCTGCTGGCCGAGTGA
- a CDS encoding class I SAM-dependent methyltransferase yields the protein MSFEVAGKAYDRFMGRYSRPLAGQLTDWLDIADGQRALDVGCGPGAWTEHLVDRLGADRVSAIDPSAPFVEAARARFPGVDVRGGAAEALPYGDDSFDVSGACLVVHFMADPVAGIAEMSRVTRPGGWVGATVWDLAGGREPMAPLWQVMRELDPSHPGERGLQGGAAGQLEEIFDRAGLEDVKGVELAVTVTHPTFEEWWEPYLHSVGPVGEAIAALDDAALERLREGCRQRLGPGPFDITAVAFAARGRA from the coding sequence GTGAGCTTCGAGGTGGCAGGGAAGGCGTACGACCGGTTCATGGGGCGCTACTCGCGCCCCCTCGCCGGACAGCTGACCGACTGGCTCGACATCGCGGACGGCCAGCGGGCGCTCGACGTCGGGTGCGGCCCGGGCGCCTGGACCGAGCACCTCGTCGACCGGCTCGGCGCGGACCGGGTCTCGGCGATCGACCCGTCGGCGCCGTTCGTCGAGGCGGCTCGTGCGCGGTTCCCCGGGGTGGATGTTCGCGGGGGCGCGGCCGAGGCGTTGCCATACGGTGACGACTCCTTCGACGTCTCCGGCGCGTGCCTCGTCGTCCACTTCATGGCTGACCCGGTGGCCGGCATCGCCGAGATGTCGCGGGTGACGCGTCCGGGCGGCTGGGTCGGCGCGACCGTGTGGGACCTGGCCGGTGGGCGCGAGCCGATGGCGCCGCTGTGGCAGGTCATGCGCGAGCTGGACCCGTCCCATCCGGGAGAGCGGGGCCTGCAGGGCGGGGCTGCCGGGCAGCTCGAGGAGATCTTCGACCGCGCGGGTCTCGAGGACGTGAAAGGCGTCGAGCTCGCGGTCACCGTGACCCACCCGACGTTCGAGGAGTGGTGGGAGCCCTACCTCCACAGCGTGGGTCCGGTGGGCGAGGCGATCGCCGCCCTCGACGACGCCGCACTGGAGCGGCTGCGGGAAGGTTGTCGGCAGCGCCTGGGACCTGGCCCCTTCGACATCACCGCCGTGGCCTTCGCCGCCCGCGGTCGCGCGTGA
- the leuA gene encoding 2-isopropylmalate synthase, whose protein sequence is MISSSPAHERNPQQPSGMPHQRYEPFIPLDLPDRTWPTKRMTQAPRWCAVDLRDGNQALIDPMSPARKREMFELLVKMGYKEIEVGFPAASQTDFDFVRMLIEEDLIPDDVVIQVLTQAREELIERTYESLRGAKQAIVHLYNSTSTLQRRVVFGLDEDGILDIAVRGAEICKKYEELVPGTDVFYEYSPESYTGTELEFAVRICNAVIDVWKPTADKPVIINLPATVEMATPNVYADSIEWMSRHLHHREHVVLSLHPHNDRGTAVAAAELGYLAGGDRIEGCLFGNGERTGNVCLVTLGLNLFTQGIDPQVDFSDIDEIRRTVEYCNQLPVAERHPYGGDLVYTAFSGSHQDAIKKGFEALDRDAAAAGVPTSEFTWGVPYLPIDPKDVGRSYEAVIRVNSQSGKGGVAYILKHDHKLDLPRRAQIEFSRVIQAHTDSQGGEVSPEQIWATFSAEYLERETPIGLDSVHTSSAAGEKDQLTVGVRVEGEPVTLTGEGNGPIAAFVGAINELPHDFDVRVLDYHEHALSSGGDAIAAAYVECAVGDQVLWGVGLDPNIVTASLRAVVSAINRARR, encoded by the coding sequence ATGATCTCCAGCAGCCCAGCCCACGAGCGCAACCCCCAGCAGCCGAGCGGCATGCCGCACCAGCGCTACGAGCCGTTCATCCCGCTCGACCTGCCCGACCGCACCTGGCCGACCAAGCGCATGACGCAGGCGCCGCGCTGGTGCGCCGTCGACCTGCGTGACGGCAACCAGGCCCTGATCGACCCGATGAGCCCCGCCCGCAAGCGCGAGATGTTCGAGCTCCTGGTCAAGATGGGCTACAAGGAGATCGAGGTCGGCTTCCCGGCCGCCAGCCAGACCGACTTCGACTTCGTGCGGATGCTGATCGAGGAAGACCTCATCCCCGACGACGTCGTCATCCAGGTCCTGACCCAGGCGCGCGAGGAGCTGATCGAGCGCACCTACGAGTCGCTTCGCGGGGCCAAGCAGGCGATCGTGCACCTCTACAACTCGACGTCGACGCTGCAGCGCCGGGTCGTCTTCGGCCTCGACGAGGACGGCATCCTCGACATCGCCGTTCGCGGCGCGGAGATCTGCAAGAAGTACGAGGAGCTCGTCCCGGGCACCGACGTCTTCTACGAATACTCGCCCGAGTCCTACACCGGGACCGAGCTGGAGTTCGCCGTACGCATCTGCAACGCCGTGATCGACGTCTGGAAGCCCACGGCCGACAAGCCGGTGATCATCAACCTGCCGGCGACGGTGGAGATGGCGACGCCCAACGTCTATGCCGACTCGATCGAGTGGATGAGCCGCCACCTGCACCACCGCGAGCACGTCGTCCTCTCGCTCCACCCCCACAACGACCGCGGTACGGCGGTGGCAGCGGCCGAGCTGGGCTATCTCGCCGGCGGCGACCGCATCGAGGGCTGCCTGTTCGGCAACGGCGAGCGCACCGGCAACGTCTGCCTGGTCACCCTGGGCCTCAACCTGTTCACCCAGGGGATCGACCCGCAGGTCGACTTCTCCGACATCGACGAGATCCGCCGCACGGTGGAGTACTGCAACCAGCTGCCCGTCGCCGAGCGGCACCCCTACGGCGGCGACCTCGTCTACACGGCGTTCTCCGGCTCCCACCAGGACGCGATCAAGAAGGGCTTCGAGGCCCTCGACCGCGACGCGGCCGCGGCCGGTGTCCCCACGAGCGAGTTCACGTGGGGCGTGCCCTACCTGCCGATCGACCCCAAGGACGTCGGGCGCTCCTACGAGGCCGTGATCCGGGTCAACAGCCAGTCCGGCAAGGGCGGCGTGGCCTACATCCTCAAGCACGACCACAAGCTCGACCTGCCCAGGCGCGCGCAGATCGAGTTCTCCCGGGTGATCCAGGCCCACACCGACTCCCAGGGCGGCGAGGTCAGCCCCGAGCAGATCTGGGCGACGTTCTCGGCCGAATACCTGGAGCGCGAGACCCCCATCGGCCTCGACTCCGTCCACACCTCCAGCGCTGCGGGGGAGAAGGACCAGCTGACCGTCGGCGTGCGTGTCGAGGGCGAGCCGGTCACGCTGACCGGGGAGGGCAACGGCCCGATCGCTGCTTTCGTCGGCGCGATCAACGAGCTGCCCCACGACTTCGACGTCCGCGTCCTCGACTACCACGAGCACGCGCTCAGCTCGGGCGGCGACGCGATCGCGGCTGCCTACGTCGAGTGCGCGGTCGGCGACCAGGTCCTGTGGGGGGTCGGCCTCGATCCCAACATCGTCACGGCGAGCCTTCGGGCCGTGGTCAGCGCGATCAACCGGGCCAGGAGGTAG
- a CDS encoding alpha/beta fold hydrolase: protein MLVSERIGQFFVEDPHSGRDRLEYTEYGSGGSWVVLLHGQLMPRRMHQPLARSLAAAGLHVVTLDLLGHGRSDRPADPLVYSMTAFAEQVIALLDHLGAEQAVIGGTSLGANVSLEVAAIAPDRVKGLVLEMPVLDNGLEAGIMAFGPLLFAARFLPLTITTLRWVTKPIPRGIVPFWVGIGLDTCNQRADSVAAAVHGIFFGRIAPSSRMRRQIAAPALVIGHPADPIHPAADAAMVAEEMPDATFVSAQSIFEWRRRPERLNKLTAEFAQSCWKTSGRQRRQTR from the coding sequence ATGCTGGTCTCCGAGCGCATCGGTCAGTTCTTCGTCGAGGACCCCCACAGTGGGCGCGACCGCCTCGAATACACCGAGTACGGCAGCGGTGGGTCCTGGGTCGTGCTGCTCCACGGACAGCTGATGCCCCGACGGATGCACCAGCCTCTGGCGCGGTCGCTGGCAGCCGCGGGGTTGCACGTCGTGACCCTGGACCTGCTCGGCCACGGCCGCTCGGACCGACCCGCCGACCCGCTCGTCTACTCCATGACCGCCTTCGCCGAGCAGGTCATCGCCCTGCTCGACCACCTCGGTGCCGAGCAGGCGGTGATCGGGGGGACGAGCCTGGGGGCCAACGTCTCCCTCGAGGTGGCCGCGATCGCCCCGGACCGGGTCAAGGGGCTCGTCCTGGAGATGCCCGTGCTCGACAACGGGCTCGAGGCCGGGATCATGGCGTTCGGTCCGTTGCTGTTCGCCGCCCGGTTCCTGCCCCTCACGATCACGACGCTGCGATGGGTGACCAAGCCCATCCCGCGCGGGATCGTGCCGTTCTGGGTCGGCATCGGCCTCGACACCTGCAACCAGCGCGCAGACTCGGTCGCGGCCGCCGTGCACGGGATCTTCTTCGGCCGGATCGCCCCGTCCTCGCGGATGAGGCGTCAGATCGCGGCGCCTGCCCTCGTGATCGGGCATCCGGCCGACCCGATCCACCCGGCCGCGGACGCGGCGATGGTGGCCGAGGAGATGCCCGACGCGACCTTCGTCTCGGCCCAGAGCATCTTCGAGTGGCGGCGGCGGCCCGAGCGGCTCAACAAGCTCACGGCCGAGTTCGCCCAGTCGTGCTGGAAAACTTCCGGGCGCCAGCGCCGCCAGACCCGCTGA
- the recO gene encoding DNA repair protein RecO, whose translation MPLYRDEAIVLRTHKLGEADRIITLLTRQHGRVRAVAKGVRRTTSRWGSRLEPFTHVDLQLAEGRSLDTITQAETLDPFHARLGLDYERYTAGTVMLETAERLVTEEKEPSVQHFLLLVGGLRAMSGAEHGANQVLDSYLLRSLAVSGYAPSFDHCTRCGVEGPHRYFNPSAGGVLCRICKVPGSATPALETITTMAALLTGDWACVHATDPRHLREASTLVAAYLAWHLERGLRSMAYVER comes from the coding sequence GTGCCCCTCTATCGCGACGAGGCGATCGTGCTGCGCACCCACAAGCTGGGTGAGGCCGACCGCATCATCACCCTGCTGACGCGTCAGCACGGGAGGGTGCGCGCGGTCGCCAAGGGCGTGCGCCGGACGACGTCTCGCTGGGGCTCACGGCTCGAACCCTTCACCCACGTCGACCTGCAGCTGGCCGAGGGGCGCAGCCTCGACACCATCACCCAGGCCGAGACCCTCGACCCGTTCCACGCGCGGCTGGGGCTCGACTACGAGCGCTACACCGCCGGCACCGTGATGCTCGAGACCGCGGAGCGGCTCGTGACCGAGGAGAAGGAGCCCTCGGTCCAGCACTTCCTGCTGCTCGTGGGCGGGCTCCGGGCCATGTCAGGCGCCGAGCACGGCGCCAACCAGGTGCTCGACTCCTATCTCCTGCGTTCGCTGGCCGTGTCGGGCTATGCGCCGTCCTTCGACCACTGCACCCGCTGCGGCGTCGAAGGACCCCACCGCTACTTCAACCCCTCGGCCGGCGGAGTGCTCTGCCGGATCTGCAAGGTCCCCGGCTCGGCGACTCCCGCGCTGGAGACGATCACGACGATGGCGGCGCTGCTGACGGGCGACTGGGCCTGCGTCCACGCGACCGATCCACGCCACCTGCGCGAGGCCAGCACCCTGGTCGCTGCCTACCTCGCCTGGCACCTCGAGCGCGGCCTGCGTTCGATGGCGTACGTCGAGCGCTGA
- a CDS encoding isoprenyl transferase, which produces MKRTVRPPSPHPSGARPPAIPADLVPRHVAIVMDGNGRWAKERGLPRTRGHEEGESSLFDVVEGAIELGVKAISAYAFSTENWSRSPDEVRFLMGFNRDVIRRRRDEMHELGVRVRWAGRAPKLWKSVIKELKVAEELTRDNDVCTLTMCVNYGGRAELVDAVRGVAHDVAAGRIRPDKIDERAIARHLYVPELADADLVWRTSGEQRLSNFMLWQAAYSEFVFSDVLWPDVDRRDLWRAIETYAARDRRYGGAKPNF; this is translated from the coding sequence GTGAAGCGCACCGTCCGTCCGCCGTCCCCGCACCCCAGCGGTGCCCGGCCCCCGGCGATCCCGGCCGACCTCGTTCCGCGGCACGTCGCGATCGTGATGGACGGCAACGGTCGCTGGGCCAAGGAGCGGGGACTGCCGCGGACCAGGGGCCACGAAGAGGGTGAGTCGTCGCTCTTCGACGTCGTCGAGGGGGCGATCGAGCTCGGGGTGAAGGCGATCTCTGCCTATGCCTTCTCCACCGAGAACTGGTCACGCTCGCCCGACGAGGTGCGCTTCCTGATGGGCTTCAACCGCGACGTCATCCGGCGGCGCCGCGACGAGATGCACGAGCTCGGTGTCCGCGTGCGCTGGGCCGGGCGTGCCCCCAAGCTGTGGAAGTCGGTGATCAAGGAGCTCAAGGTCGCCGAGGAGCTCACCCGCGACAACGACGTCTGCACGCTGACGATGTGCGTCAACTACGGGGGCCGCGCCGAGCTGGTCGACGCCGTTCGTGGGGTCGCCCACGACGTGGCGGCGGGGCGGATCCGCCCCGACAAGATCGACGAGCGCGCCATCGCGCGTCACCTCTACGTCCCCGAGCTGGCCGACGCCGACCTGGTGTGGCGGACCTCGGGGGAGCAGCGGCTCTCCAACTTCATGCTGTGGCAGGCGGCATACAGCGAATTCGTCTTCAGCGACGTGCTCTGGCCCGACGTCGACCGCCGCGACCTGTGGCGGGCGAT